From a region of the Sminthopsis crassicaudata isolate SCR6 chromosome 6, ASM4859323v1, whole genome shotgun sequence genome:
- the PAICS gene encoding bifunctional phosphoribosylaminoimidazole carboxylase/phosphoribosylaminoimidazole succinocarboxamide synthetase isoform X3: MATAEVLKIGKKLYEGKTKEVYELLDSPGKVLLQSKDQITAGNAARKNHMDGKAAISNKITSCIFELLQEAGIKTAFTKKCGETAFIAPQCEMIPIEWVCRRIATGSFLKRNPGVKEGYKFYPPKVELFFKDDANNDPQWSEEQVIAAKWCFAGLNIGQTEVDIMSHSTQAIFEILEKSWLPQNCTLVDMKIEFGVDVTTKEIVLADVIDNDSWRLWPSGDRTQQKDKQSYRDLKEVTPEGLQMVKRNFEWVAERVELLHKVQSPCRVVVLMGSTSDLGHCEKIKKACGNYGIPCELRVTSAHKSPDETLKIKAEYEGDGIPTVFVAVAGRSNGLGPVMSGNTAYPVVNCPPLTPDWGAQDVWSSLRMPSGLGCTTILSPEGAAQFAAQIFGLNNHLVWAKLRGGMLNTWVSLKQADKKIRESNL, translated from the exons ATGGCGACGGCCGAAG TGCTAAAGATTGGTAAGAAGCTCTATGAGGGTAAAACAAAAGAAGTCTATGAATTGTTGGATAGTCCTGGCAAAGTCCTCTTGCAGTCTAAAGACCAGATCACTGCAGGCAACGCCGCTAGAAAAAATCACATGGATGGAAAAGCTGCTATCTCAAACAAGATTACTAGCTGTATTTTTGAGTTGTTACAGGAAGCAG GTATCAAAACTGCTTTCACCAAAAAATGTGGTGAGACAGCTTTCATCGCACCTCAGTGTGAAATGATTCCAATTGAATGggtttgtagaagaattgcaACTGGTTCTTTCCTCAAAAGAAACCCTGGTGTCAAAGAAGGATATAAGTTCTACCCTCCTAAAGTGGAGTTGTTTTTCaag GATGATGCAAACAATGATCCTCAGTGGTCTGAAGAACAGGTTATTGCTGCAAAATGGTGTTTTGCTGGACTGAACATAGGTCAGACTGAAGTGGATATCATGAGTCATTCCACACAGGCTATTTTTGAAATACTGGAAAAATCCTGGTTACCTCAGAACTGTACACTGGTTGACATGAAG ATTGAATTTGGTGTTGATGTGACTACAAAAGAAATTGTTCTTGCCGATGTTATCGATAATGATTCCTGGAGACTCTGGCCATCTGGTGATAGAACCCAGCAGAAAGACAAGCAG TCATACCGGGACCTTAAAGAAGTGACTCCTGAAGGCCTCCAGATGGTGAAGAGAAACTTTGAATGGGTTGCAGAAAGAGTAGAG ttgctTCATAAAGTGCAAAGTCCATGCAGAGTTGTGGTATTGATGGGCTCAACTTCTGACTTGGGTCATTGTGAAAAAATTAAGAAGGCTTGTGGAAACTATGGCATTCCCTGTGAACTTCGAGTAACATCTGCCCATAAAAGCCCAGATGAAACTCTAAAGATTAAAGCAGAATATGAAG GAGATGGTATTCCTACTGTGTTTGTGGCAGTAGCTGGCAGAAGCAATGGTTTGGGGCCAGTAATGTCTGGTAATACAGCATATCCAGTAGTCAACTGTCCTCCCCTTACACCTGATTGGGGAGCCCAGGATGTTTGGTCCTCACTTCGAATGCCTAGTG GTCTTGGCTGTACGACTATACTTTCACCTGAAGGAGCAGCTCAGTTTGCAGCCCAGATATTTGGATTAAATAACCATTTGGTATGGGCTAAACTTCGAGGAGGCATGTTAAACACATGGGTTTCCTTGAAGCAGGCGGATAAGAAAATCAGAGAAAGCAATTTATAA